Proteins from a genomic interval of Gossypium hirsutum isolate 1008001.06 chromosome A09, Gossypium_hirsutum_v2.1, whole genome shotgun sequence:
- the LOC121206031 gene encoding protein NRT1/ PTR FAMILY 5.7, whose protein sequence is MLTKYLIRKLWSSEEAMQRGARYWRMGVGMAVGFGSSLSAWLVERRRSDLIKKNPNDKEDIPMTILWLAPQFGLLGIANGLVLKGLTDFFDDRVPQSKQYFEMLFNLSLMVIGAFLNGLAVLLAPDWFGDTIDKCQLDKYLLMLAILNVAVLPLYIFLSLRFNWNVPDEVDGRDIDIEEVGGNDVEIL, encoded by the coding sequence ATGTTGACCAAGTATCTAATAAGGAAGCTTTGGAGCAGTGAAGAAGCCATGCAACGTGGTGCTAGATATTGGAGAATGGGTGTTGGGATGGCGGTTGGTTTTGGTTCCTCGTTAAGTGCTTGGTTAGTGGAGCGCCGGAGATCAGATCTAATCAAGAAAAACCCTAATGACAAGGAAGATATTCCCATGACAATACTATGGCTGGCTCCTCAGTTTGGCTTGTTAGGAATTGCCAATGGACTTGTTCTCAAGGGGCTAACAGATTTCTTTGATGACCGTGTGCCTCAATCCAAACAGTATTTTGAGATGCTATTCAATCTAAGTTTGATGGTAATTGGGGCTTTCTTAAATGGGCTTGCTGTTTTGCTTGCACCAGACTGGTTCGGCGACACCATTGACAAGTGTCAATTGGACAAGTACTTACTCATGTTGGCTATTTTGAATGTTGCTGTCTTGCCCCTTTACATCTTTCTTTCCTTAAGGTTTAATTGGAACGTACCGGATGAGGTTGACGGAAGAGATATTGATATAGAGGAGGTGGGTGGAAATGATGTTGAGATATTATAG